A stretch of Gloeocapsopsis sp. IPPAS B-1203 DNA encodes these proteins:
- a CDS encoding SRPBCC family protein: MTGYTENNIVILRDFNTVFDLTNDIGLWPQLFTEYEKAEVLERNGNEVLFSLTTYPEGDRPSRTWVSRRLIDKPGKQATAERVEKAFPFKDMKIHWTYEELPQGVGVVMTWMQKFEIHDECKWTTEQMESFLNRNTRVQMRAIKEKVEAWSAKTLTTNAV, encoded by the coding sequence ATGACAGGTTACACAGAGAACAATATTGTTATTTTGCGAGATTTTAATACTGTTTTCGATCTAACAAACGATATTGGGCTTTGGCCACAACTATTTACTGAGTACGAAAAAGCAGAAGTACTAGAGCGCAATGGTAACGAAGTTTTGTTTAGTTTGACGACTTATCCTGAAGGCGATCGCCCTTCACGAACTTGGGTTTCGCGGCGGCTGATTGACAAGCCTGGTAAACAAGCTACGGCGGAACGCGTAGAAAAAGCCTTTCCATTTAAGGACATGAAAATTCACTGGACTTATGAGGAGTTACCTCAAGGCGTGGGTGTGGTGATGACTTGGATGCAAAAGTTTGAGATCCACGATGAATGCAAGTGGACAACTGAACAGATGGAGTCATTTCTTAACCGAAATACTCGCGTTCAAATGCGAGCGATTAAAGAAAAAGTTGAAGCTTGGTCTGCTAAGACTCTTACAACAAACGCTGTCTAA
- a CDS encoding salicylate synthase: protein MYQLASDFLTYHEMFVPGQKDPLVILQTLLQTGVFSEYVMYESESEVRIAGNALAEVSVSAEAVSSRFMSQKHSEICTDPLKQVESIFASLPVENWTAYGYVGFDIARFYYSYSKAIDQPLLYFLVPETELYITTKGVHIRSIKSPAKVLEVLSADSKLAEYVPTPPVVAATENQQYEKQVATLIDAIQNGELHKAIISRSVKVKGNMDVLGTYILGAKSNNAARSYCISVGDVCAVGFSPEILMEVSTDGFVVTNPLAGTRPRSSDLEEDTRLSDELFIDAKEVKEHALSVWLAQSEISTVCSPETVQIFDFMQVKQYRCVQHLSSRVGGQLKSGKTLWDALKVLFPGITVSGINKQEALAWIDRLEEEPRGIYAGGIGWIDSSGTADLAIAIRSVYQYGDSVHLNAGAGIVAESVPQNEYVESVNKMNTMLTNLVMES, encoded by the coding sequence ATGTACCAGCTAGCCAGTGATTTTTTAACATATCACGAAATGTTTGTTCCAGGTCAAAAAGACCCACTCGTTATCTTGCAAACTTTATTGCAAACTGGGGTTTTTTCTGAATATGTGATGTACGAAAGCGAGAGCGAGGTACGGATTGCGGGTAATGCTTTAGCTGAGGTTTCAGTCAGTGCTGAAGCTGTGTCTAGTCGCTTTATGAGCCAGAAGCACTCAGAAATTTGCACCGATCCACTGAAGCAAGTCGAGTCAATTTTTGCATCTTTGCCAGTAGAAAACTGGACAGCTTATGGTTACGTTGGCTTTGACATTGCCCGTTTTTATTACTCCTACTCCAAAGCTATTGACCAGCCTTTACTTTACTTTTTGGTTCCAGAAACCGAACTTTACATTACCACAAAGGGAGTACACATTAGAAGTATTAAGTCACCTGCAAAAGTGCTAGAAGTCTTATCTGCTGATAGCAAATTAGCAGAATATGTACCAACGCCTCCCGTTGTAGCTGCAACTGAAAACCAACAGTATGAAAAACAAGTTGCAACTCTAATTGATGCCATTCAAAATGGCGAACTGCATAAAGCGATTATCTCGCGATCAGTAAAGGTGAAGGGCAATATGGATGTGCTTGGCACTTATATATTAGGAGCTAAGAGTAATAACGCTGCGCGTTCGTATTGTATAAGTGTGGGAGATGTCTGCGCTGTAGGGTTTAGCCCTGAGATTTTGATGGAAGTTAGCACAGATGGTTTTGTTGTAACAAATCCTCTAGCAGGAACGCGACCGCGTAGTTCAGATTTAGAAGAAGATACGCGTTTGAGTGATGAGTTATTTATTGATGCTAAAGAAGTTAAGGAACACGCACTTTCTGTTTGGTTAGCGCAAAGTGAGATTAGCACAGTTTGCTCACCTGAAACTGTACAGATTTTTGATTTTATGCAAGTTAAGCAGTACCGTTGCGTTCAACACTTATCTTCACGGGTAGGCGGTCAACTCAAATCAGGAAAGACGCTATGGGATGCATTGAAAGTGCTGTTTCCTGGTATTACAGTCTCTGGAATTAATAAACAAGAAGCTTTAGCATGGATTGACCGCTTGGAGGAAGAACCAAGAGGAATTTATGCTGGTGGTATTGGTTGGATTGATAGCAGTGGTACAGCAGATTTAGCGATCGCAATTCGCTCTGTTTATCAATATGGTGACTCTGTTCATCTCAACGCGGGTGCAGGTATTGTAGCTGAATCGGTTCCTCAAAACGAATATGTTGAATCGGTTAACAAGATGAATACGATGCTAACCAATCTCGTGATGGAGTCCTAA
- a CDS encoding alpha/beta hydrolase gives MSFIQVANRKVYYNAPFGLPSQGDRKIMLLVHGAGGSSRHWEPMLAQFDATEFPVALDLPGHGASEGYVPDSIDAVAEFLNVFLNRLGIEHPICYVGQSMGGLIGLQFALAYPDRVAQLVLMATSARIQLHPDFLQQAITGQWHYETLRQSFAPEIPENVKALVLSEFQYTLLQADASDFMGVSRVDLSSAVSALRLPTLILTGDDDVIISPRKSKMLQWQIENSRLVTIPNAGHYLHVEQPAKVAAEIQHFVKGDRLVSASQSQES, from the coding sequence ATGTCTTTTATTCAGGTTGCAAATCGCAAAGTTTATTACAATGCACCTTTTGGGTTGCCGTCTCAAGGCGATCGCAAAATAATGTTGCTAGTACATGGTGCTGGAGGTAGCAGCCGTCATTGGGAACCAATGCTAGCTCAATTCGATGCGACAGAATTTCCTGTAGCGCTCGATTTACCAGGACATGGGGCTTCGGAGGGGTATGTACCTGATTCAATTGATGCCGTTGCTGAATTTCTCAATGTTTTTTTGAATCGCTTAGGCATTGAGCATCCTATTTGTTACGTAGGACAATCGATGGGAGGCTTGATCGGACTTCAATTTGCGCTTGCTTACCCAGATCGAGTTGCACAGTTGGTCTTAATGGCAACCTCTGCACGCATTCAACTTCATCCTGATTTTCTGCAGCAGGCGATAACTGGGCAATGGCATTATGAAACTCTCCGTCAAAGTTTTGCTCCTGAAATTCCTGAAAATGTTAAAGCTCTTGTATTAAGTGAATTCCAATATACTTTATTGCAAGCAGATGCTTCTGATTTCATGGGTGTAAGTCGTGTCGATCTCAGTAGTGCCGTGTCAGCTTTACGGCTACCGACATTGATTCTCACCGGAGACGATGACGTAATTATCTCGCCACGCAAATCTAAGATGTTACAGTGGCAAATTGAAAACTCTCGCTTGGTTACGATACCTAATGCGGGTCACTACTTGCACGTCGAACAACCGGCAAAAGTTGCTGCTGAAATTCAGCATTTTGTCAAGGGCGATCGCTTGGTGTCAGCATCTCAATCACAGGAAAGTTGA
- a CDS encoding putative 2-dehydropantoate 2-reductase, which produces MEVLSDSKFNSPATRLSENRSYAILGTGALGGFYGARLQQVGLDVHFLLRSDYEYVKKHGLFIESPDGSFRLSHVNAYRNVLDVPPCDVVIVALKTTQNNLLRQMLPSLVKDNSVVLVLQNGLGVEEDVAAIVGSHRVMGGLCFTCNDKVAPGHIRHLHYGVITLAEYACNYLSCGITERMLQVKSDFESAGVLIQLAEDLLLARWKKLICNIPFNGLTVVLNATIKDLISDVHTRALIEQMMQEMVAVAAAYGRAIADDYIEKRLKFIAKMGPYRTSTKIDFDQRRSLEVEAIFGKPLYAAQKVGLDTPQLAMLYRQLKFLDTYYCTNQAIAVLSH; this is translated from the coding sequence GTGGAAGTACTATCTGACTCTAAGTTCAATTCTCCTGCTACGCGGCTGAGCGAAAACCGCAGCTATGCAATTCTTGGCACTGGAGCATTAGGTGGGTTTTATGGTGCTCGCTTACAACAGGTTGGACTCGATGTTCACTTTCTGTTGCGTAGTGATTATGAGTATGTCAAGAAACATGGTTTATTTATCGAATCTCCAGATGGATCTTTCCGCCTCTCCCATGTTAATGCCTACCGTAACGTGCTCGATGTACCACCTTGTGATGTTGTTATCGTTGCGCTAAAGACAACGCAAAATAATTTATTACGGCAAATGCTACCTAGTTTAGTTAAAGATAACAGTGTTGTCTTAGTCTTGCAAAATGGTCTAGGTGTAGAAGAGGACGTCGCGGCGATCGTCGGCTCGCATCGCGTCATGGGTGGCTTGTGCTTTACTTGCAATGACAAAGTTGCTCCAGGTCACATTCGTCATCTTCATTACGGTGTAATTACGCTCGCCGAATATGCTTGTAATTATCTAAGTTGTGGAATTACCGAGCGTATGCTTCAAGTCAAAAGTGACTTTGAGAGTGCTGGGGTTCTCATTCAGTTAGCTGAAGATCTGCTTTTAGCTCGTTGGAAAAAACTTATCTGCAACATTCCCTTTAATGGTCTAACTGTTGTACTCAATGCAACTATCAAAGACTTGATAAGTGACGTTCATACACGGGCTTTGATCGAGCAGATGATGCAGGAGATGGTAGCTGTTGCGGCGGCTTATGGTCGAGCGATCGCAGATGACTATATCGAAAAACGGCTCAAATTTATTGCCAAGATGGGACCATATCGCACGAGTACAAAAATTGATTTTGATCAAAGGCGATCGCTAGAGGTGGAAGCAATCTTTGGTAAACCTTTATATGCTGCTCAAAAAGTTGGGCTTGATACTCCACAACTTGCCATGCTTTACCGACAGCTAAAGTTTTTAGATACCTATTACTGTACTAATCAAGCGATCGCAGTTTTATCGCATTAG
- a CDS encoding WecB/TagA/CpsF family glycosyltransferase has protein sequence MQKVNLLNVEIDNLPTSKLLKELNKGIVFTTNVDHLIKLQKDKEFVEAYNVADYKVCDSQIVMYASKFLGTPIKEKISGSDFFPDFYNYHKTNENIKIFLLGAGKGIANQAQKNINNKIARNIVVGAHSPSFGFEQDEEECQEIIKMINSTDATVLAVGLGAPKQEKWIYKYRRKLSKIKIFLALGATIDFEAGNLKRSPKWMSSFGLEWCYRLLCEPQRLWQRYLVDDLPFFWLILKQKLNFSDCQNTQTVSMANTKFINSKKEIDIFRFNSTQYKYQNLNGLNRTELKRSAWTKPTSAINLGINFRRSHLYKVEKPNVQTQLTNRFSYR, from the coding sequence ATGCAAAAGGTAAATTTGCTAAATGTTGAAATTGATAATTTACCCACATCAAAACTTTTAAAAGAATTAAACAAAGGAATTGTTTTTACAACCAATGTAGATCATCTCATTAAATTACAAAAAGATAAAGAATTTGTAGAGGCTTACAATGTTGCCGATTACAAGGTTTGTGATAGTCAAATAGTTATGTATGCATCTAAATTTTTAGGCACGCCTATTAAAGAAAAAATATCTGGTTCTGATTTCTTTCCTGATTTTTATAACTACCATAAAACCAATGAGAATATTAAAATATTTTTGTTAGGAGCAGGTAAAGGAATAGCTAATCAAGCTCAAAAAAATATTAATAATAAAATTGCAAGGAACATAGTTGTAGGGGCACATTCTCCATCTTTTGGGTTTGAGCAAGACGAAGAAGAGTGTCAGGAAATTATAAAAATGATTAACAGCACAGATGCTACAGTTCTTGCAGTAGGGCTAGGCGCACCAAAGCAAGAAAAATGGATCTATAAATATAGACGTAAGCTATCAAAAATCAAAATATTTTTAGCTTTAGGAGCTACTATTGATTTTGAAGCAGGTAATTTGAAAAGATCTCCAAAATGGATGAGTAGTTTTGGTTTGGAGTGGTGTTACAGATTACTGTGCGAGCCTCAAAGATTATGGCAAAGATATTTAGTAGATGATCTGCCTTTCTTTTGGTTGATTTTGAAGCAAAAGCTTAATTTTTCTGACTGTCAAAATACTCAGACAGTAAGTATGGCAAATACAAAATTCATTAATTCTAAAAAAGAAATTGATATTTTTCGATTTAATTCAACTCAATATAAGTATCAAAATTTAAATGGCTTGAATCGAACTGAACTAAAGCGTTCAGCTTGGACAAAACCAACTTCAGCTATCAACTTAGGAATAAATTTTAGGCGATCGCATTTATACAAAGTTGAGAAGCCTAACGTACAAACTCAACTTACAAATAGATTCTCTTACCGTTAG
- a CDS encoding O-antigen ligase family protein, giving the protein MKPQNLEEKVILYSAICTYVFYLLGAQYIFIPAIAWLLTLYLCKRIWQQIQNPLAEKVKIPVSIWVWIVAMFLLEFALIMGHIDFDLGLIKTIFSSINNWARQYVLLALFPLVGCLSIRPQILYRAACIICLQSLVFAFISYLVFILPLPHIEYISPLAILGGGSNELYSVAFYEIEYGTNLLRLKLLAPWCPELGMIANIYFLLTIQEKNSKWRIIGVIGAIAMVIGSFSRAAIICLPTVFALVWVLGKLTQPTTHITLAVASFLTSIFTPQLFNLIQTSREQFDSFRASSSEVRGLLVNLALDRWYEAPLWGHGIVTPWLNTPGIGTHHTWVGLLFIRGIVGLSAFVIPLFWSFINLLYKAQKNATARVGLGIVLVLFLFSSVIDISYIVHLYWLGLIMLGVALKEELEY; this is encoded by the coding sequence ATGAAACCTCAAAATCTTGAAGAGAAAGTCATATTATACTCGGCAATATGTACTTATGTTTTTTATTTGCTAGGAGCACAGTACATTTTTATACCTGCGATCGCCTGGCTTTTAACACTCTACCTATGTAAGCGAATTTGGCAGCAAATACAAAATCCTTTAGCTGAGAAAGTTAAAATTCCTGTTTCAATCTGGGTATGGATTGTTGCTATGTTCCTTTTAGAGTTTGCTTTAATTATGGGGCATATAGATTTTGATTTAGGGTTAATCAAAACTATTTTTTCATCAATTAACAATTGGGCTAGACAATATGTCCTTTTAGCCTTGTTTCCCTTAGTAGGCTGCCTTAGTATACGACCTCAAATTCTTTATCGTGCAGCTTGTATTATTTGCTTGCAAAGCTTAGTTTTTGCTTTTATTTCTTATTTAGTTTTTATATTACCTCTACCTCACATTGAATATATTTCTCCTTTAGCAATCTTAGGAGGCGGTTCAAACGAGCTTTATTCAGTAGCTTTTTATGAAATTGAATATGGAACTAATTTGTTGCGATTAAAATTGCTAGCTCCCTGGTGTCCTGAGTTAGGAATGATAGCTAATATTTATTTTCTTCTTACTATTCAAGAAAAAAATAGTAAATGGAGAATTATTGGTGTAATTGGTGCGATCGCTATGGTTATTGGTTCTTTCTCTCGCGCAGCTATAATCTGCTTACCAACTGTTTTTGCACTAGTTTGGGTATTAGGAAAGCTGACTCAGCCTACAACTCATATTACTTTAGCAGTAGCCAGTTTTCTTACCAGTATATTTACTCCTCAATTATTTAATTTGATTCAAACTTCCCGCGAACAATTCGATAGTTTCCGTGCAAGTTCTTCAGAGGTAAGAGGACTTTTAGTTAACTTAGCATTAGATCGCTGGTATGAAGCTCCTCTTTGGGGACATGGCATTGTTACTCCTTGGCTAAACACTCCAGGAATTGGCACTCATCACACTTGGGTTGGTCTTTTGTTTATTCGAGGAATAGTTGGTTTAAGTGCTTTTGTCATTCCCTTATTTTGGAGTTTCATTAATTTATTATATAAAGCTCAAAAAAATGCGACTGCTAGAGTTGGTTTAGGCATTGTTTTAGTCCTATTTCTTTTTAGCTCTGTTATAGATATTTCCTACATAGTTCACCTGTATTGGTTAGGCTTAATTATGCTAGGTGTTGCACTTAAAGAAGAACTAGAGTATTAA
- a CDS encoding glycosyltransferase family 4 protein has product MHVIVLENQPSSQRGGQELILLDVCKGLAERGHQISLLYLEEGNLIKQYQEFCTHLIKVNSFLLDRNTIKNSLKFFTDIWKVPISKNSVVYSNRYHDVVFGYLLSLIKQIPFVCYLQLPPHTKKFGRPHTLGLKGVNKFIALSKQTKLDWLDVGLKEEKFDIVHVGINWETYQPTGSLSTLKKQWGISEDTRVISYVGRIDKEKGIEVLIKAFALLIKSSTNIKLLIAGKPVAHSTPEEGEIYKKSLEQLSINLGIAEYVNFLGHVTNTTYIYQVSDVTVVPSLWSEPFGRVIIESMACGTPVVASRTGGIPEILTEEFEKKLFEPGNEQALFNTLTQTIDWRDRDSDLGNRCRKHILSEFNLDNMINGIEKSLLSVIK; this is encoded by the coding sequence ATGCACGTTATTGTTTTAGAAAATCAACCATCTTCACAACGCGGTGGACAAGAGCTAATTTTACTAGATGTTTGTAAAGGTTTAGCCGAACGCGGGCATCAAATCAGTTTACTTTATCTGGAGGAAGGCAACTTAATTAAACAATACCAAGAGTTCTGTACTCATTTAATTAAAGTCAATAGTTTTCTTCTCGATCGAAATACTATTAAAAACAGCTTAAAATTCTTTACAGATATTTGGAAAGTACCGATTAGTAAAAATAGTGTAGTTTATAGTAATCGATATCATGATGTTGTTTTTGGGTATCTGTTGTCATTAATTAAACAGATTCCCTTTGTTTGTTACTTACAACTACCTCCACACACAAAAAAGTTTGGTCGTCCACATACACTTGGATTAAAAGGTGTAAATAAGTTTATTGCGCTTTCAAAACAAACAAAATTAGACTGGCTTGATGTTGGCTTGAAAGAAGAAAAATTTGATATAGTTCATGTCGGTATTAATTGGGAAACATATCAGCCTACGGGTAGCTTATCTACTTTGAAAAAACAGTGGGGTATTTCCGAAGATACTAGAGTTATTTCATATGTAGGTAGAATTGATAAAGAGAAAGGAATAGAAGTATTAATTAAAGCTTTTGCTTTACTCATAAAAAGTAGCACTAATATTAAGTTACTAATTGCTGGAAAGCCAGTAGCCCACTCCACTCCTGAAGAAGGTGAAATTTACAAGAAATCCTTAGAACAGTTATCAATTAATTTAGGTATAGCAGAATATGTAAATTTTCTTGGTCATGTAACAAATACAACTTATATTTATCAAGTTAGCGATGTTACAGTTGTACCTAGCTTGTGGTCTGAACCTTTTGGCAGAGTCATTATTGAGTCCATGGCTTGTGGAACTCCTGTAGTAGCTAGTCGCACTGGAGGAATCCCCGAAATTTTAACAGAAGAGTTTGAGAAAAAGCTTTTTGAACCAGGAAATGAACAAGCTTTATTTAATACTCTAACTCAAACAATTGATTGGCGAGATAGAGATTCTGATCTAGGTAATAGGTGTCGCAAACATATTTTATCAGAGTTTAATTTAGACAATATGATCAATGGAATTGAAAAGTCGCTGCTGAGTGTTATTAAGTAG
- a CDS encoding glycosyltransferase family A protein, whose translation MAKVTVIVPAYNAEQTIVATIASVQQQTIQDWELIVIDDGSSDRTPELLKRIREPRMRVYHYSNAGVSVARNRGIALAQGELIAFLDADDLWSADKLELQVAALQQYPHAAVAYSWTYFMNATATTMHAAPGVWFEGDVYQQLLVRNFLYSGSNPLVRRDALVLVGGFEPTLTHGEDWELFVRLAAVVQFVVVPVGQVFYRQSSTSASAQVDLMEQRLLLVIDSVFSAAPPQFQHFKNKNLANLYQYLTGLRLAQATNLEDVKQAGKKLQIAVRLSPRILLNHTTQYFFIKWFLMQLFSPDITKKISQISTAYTTYFKLKQV comes from the coding sequence ATGGCAAAAGTAACAGTAATAGTACCAGCATACAATGCAGAGCAAACAATAGTAGCCACAATCGCCAGCGTTCAACAGCAAACAATTCAGGATTGGGAACTGATTGTGATAGATGACGGGAGTAGCGATCGCACACCAGAACTACTCAAGCGGATCAGAGAACCAAGAATGCGAGTGTATCACTACAGCAACGCAGGAGTATCAGTAGCACGTAATCGCGGCATTGCCCTAGCCCAAGGCGAACTGATTGCATTTTTGGATGCAGATGACTTGTGGAGTGCAGACAAACTTGAGTTGCAAGTTGCGGCTTTGCAACAATATCCTCATGCAGCAGTGGCATATAGTTGGACATATTTCATGAATGCCACAGCAACAACGATGCATGCTGCGCCAGGGGTGTGGTTTGAGGGGGATGTGTACCAGCAGTTGTTAGTGCGCAACTTCCTTTACAGTGGTTCCAATCCTTTAGTGCGCCGTGATGCACTTGTCCTAGTGGGTGGGTTTGAACCTACGCTGACTCATGGTGAAGACTGGGAGTTGTTTGTCCGCTTGGCTGCTGTTGTCCAGTTTGTTGTTGTTCCTGTTGGGCAAGTTTTCTATCGTCAATCTTCCACTTCAGCTTCGGCACAAGTCGATTTGATGGAACAACGTCTTCTCCTCGTCATTGACTCTGTTTTCTCTGCTGCTCCTCCTCAGTTCCAACACTTTAAAAATAAAAATTTAGCAAATCTCTATCAATATCTAACAGGTTTACGTTTGGCTCAAGCTACTAATCTTGAGGATGTTAAACAAGCCGGAAAAAAACTACAGATAGCAGTACGTTTATCTCCAAGAATTTTACTTAACCACACAACTCAGTACTTCTTTATAAAATGGTTTTTGATGCAACTCTTTTCACCTGATATTACTAAAAAAATTAGTCAAATTAGTACAGCTTATACAACGTACTTTAAGCTTAAGCAAGTATAA
- a CDS encoding lipopolysaccharide biosynthesis protein, with product MSFIQQPVSKLKQKLSNQFISNLGWLSSAEVVTRVFRVGITAIVARFLTPYDYGLIAIITTINEFARVLMEVGIGAKIIQSDFKDLKQFCNSAYWLNWIIYTGIFIVQCLAAFPIAWFYRDTQLVFPICVAAIPYLIWPIAAIQCVLIQKENKLKILAISNTIKNLASYTLLGIFAALGWGVWSFVLSWVIVAPIDVFVYYNYHSWRPNKEISIKYWKGFFLFGKNIFGTHLLKTLRNNLDYLIIGRFLGINELGLYFFGFNAGLGISLSFISVLNTALFPHLCAASSNRFELKKHYLHSLKAIALIIIPLVLLQTSLAPFYVPIVFGQKWVLAIPILMLICLSAIPRAFADAASLLLVSIGKPNLDLYWNVLFTTIFSAALFIGIHGQAIGVATTVFLVHAVTIPLFIYWTTGYVFRKLRNT from the coding sequence GTGAGTTTTATTCAACAACCTGTCAGTAAGCTAAAACAAAAGTTATCTAATCAGTTTATTTCTAATTTAGGCTGGCTTAGTAGTGCAGAAGTAGTTACTCGAGTTTTTCGTGTAGGAATCACAGCTATTGTTGCCCGATTTTTAACGCCATATGACTATGGTTTAATAGCAATTATTACGACAATTAATGAATTTGCTAGAGTTCTAATGGAGGTGGGTATTGGTGCCAAAATTATTCAGTCTGATTTTAAAGATTTGAAGCAGTTTTGTAATTCTGCTTATTGGTTAAACTGGATTATCTATACAGGAATTTTTATAGTTCAGTGCTTAGCAGCTTTTCCTATTGCTTGGTTTTACCGTGACACTCAGTTAGTTTTTCCAATTTGCGTGGCAGCAATTCCTTATCTAATTTGGCCTATTGCTGCAATACAATGCGTTTTAATTCAGAAAGAAAATAAGCTTAAGATTTTAGCAATTAGTAATACGATAAAAAATCTCGCTAGCTACACTTTATTAGGAATATTTGCTGCTTTAGGTTGGGGGGTATGGTCATTTGTTCTCTCTTGGGTTATAGTTGCTCCTATTGATGTATTTGTCTACTATAATTATCACTCATGGCGTCCGAATAAAGAAATTAGTATAAAATATTGGAAAGGTTTTTTTCTTTTTGGTAAAAACATTTTTGGTACTCATCTTTTAAAAACATTAAGAAACAACTTAGATTATTTAATTATTGGTCGCTTTTTAGGAATTAATGAATTAGGACTCTATTTCTTTGGTTTTAATGCAGGATTAGGAATTAGCTTAAGTTTCATTTCTGTTCTCAACACAGCTTTATTCCCTCATTTGTGTGCAGCAAGCTCAAACCGATTTGAGCTTAAAAAGCACTATTTACATAGTCTTAAAGCTATTGCCTTAATTATTATCCCTTTAGTTTTACTGCAAACAAGCTTAGCTCCTTTCTATGTCCCTATTGTGTTTGGACAAAAATGGGTATTAGCAATTCCAATTTTAATGTTAATTTGTTTATCTGCAATTCCACGGGCTTTTGCAGATGCTGCATCGCTATTATTAGTATCAATAGGTAAACCTAACTTAGACTTATATTGGAATGTACTCTTTACTACTATATTCAGTGCTGCTTTATTCATTGGAATTCATGGGCAAGCTATTGGGGTAGCTACAACCGTTTTCTTAGTCCACGCCGTTACTATACCTTTGTTCATATACTGGACTACAGGCTACGTATTCCGTAAGTTAAGGAATACATAG
- a CDS encoding heme oxygenase (biliverdin-producing): MSNNLATKLREGTKKAHTMAENVGFVKCFLKGVVEKNSYRKLVGNFYYVYSAMEEEMERHRQHPIVSKIYFKELNRQRSLEQDLSYYYGANWKDQIELTPVGKAYVKRIREVSDTAPELLIAHSYTRYIGDLSGGQILKKIAQRAMNLSEEQGVAFYEFEDIPDEKAFKSRYREALNELPIDEATADQIVDEANAAFGLNMKLFNELEGNLIKAIGQMLFNTLTRRRTRGSTELATAE, from the coding sequence ATGAGCAATAATTTAGCGACCAAGTTACGTGAGGGTACAAAAAAAGCACACACAATGGCAGAAAACGTTGGTTTTGTGAAGTGCTTTCTCAAAGGAGTCGTAGAGAAAAATTCTTATCGCAAGCTAGTCGGCAATTTTTACTATGTTTACTCGGCGATGGAAGAAGAAATGGAACGACATCGCCAGCATCCTATTGTTTCCAAAATTTACTTTAAAGAACTTAACAGACAGCGGAGCTTAGAACAAGATCTCAGTTACTACTACGGTGCTAATTGGAAAGATCAAATTGAGCTTACCCCAGTAGGCAAGGCTTACGTCAAGAGAATCCGCGAAGTTTCCGACACCGCACCTGAACTTCTGATTGCCCACTCTTACACCCGTTACATCGGCGATCTATCTGGGGGACAAATTCTCAAGAAGATTGCCCAACGTGCCATGAACCTTTCTGAAGAACAAGGTGTTGCTTTCTACGAATTTGAAGATATTCCTGACGAAAAAGCTTTCAAATCACGCTATCGTGAAGCTTTAAATGAACTACCAATTGATGAAGCAACAGCAGATCAGATTGTTGATGAGGCAAATGCGGCGTTTGGGTTGAATATGAAGTTGTTTAACGAGCTAGAAGGCAATTTGATCAAAGCAATTGGTCAAATGCTATTTAACACCCTAACACGCCGTCGCACTCGTGGCAGCACAGAATTAGCAACTGCTGAGTAA